Proteins encoded in a region of the Dasypus novemcinctus isolate mDasNov1 chromosome 24, mDasNov1.1.hap2, whole genome shotgun sequence genome:
- the ASXL1 gene encoding polycomb group protein ASXL1 isoform X2 translates to MLLSALLLDLYAYRSGTSPLACLNAMLHSNSRGEGLFYKLPGRISLFTLKVKTSSMASNQEPPAYPFPITTPLLPLKKDALQWARNPAVVEGEEPEDSADVESCGSNEASTVSGENDVSLDETSSNASCSTESQSRPLSNPRDSCRASSQANKQKKKTGVMLPRVVLTPLKVNGAHVESASGFSGRQADGESGSPSSSSSGSLALGSTAIRGQAEVTRDPTPLLRGFRKPATGQMKRNRGEEIDFETPGSILVNTNLRALINSRTFHALPSHFQQQLLFLLPEVDRQVGTDGLFRLSSSALSNEFFTHAAQSWRERLADGEFTHEMQVRIRQEMEKEKKVEQWKEKFFEDYYGQKLGLTKEESLQQNTGQEEAEIKSGLCVPGESTRPQRGPAARQRDGHFKKRSRPDLRTRTRRNLYKKQEPEQAGVAKDTKSVAPDIPLYKDGEAKADSAGVSSPHLPGVSSIAPDPEGPEFPVETVTSRIRTQPDDLACASASPDRIPSLPQETVDQEPKDQKRKSFEQAASTSFPEKKPRLEDRQSFRNTIESVHTEKPQPTKEEPKVPPIRIQLSRIKPPWVVKGQPAYQICPRIVPITDSSSRGRTGARTLADIKARALQARAQREAATTAIGGGGGPGGGGGGTTDEGGGRGSSSGDGGEACDHPKPRGVPNIPGERASDLQRTQLLSPHPLSGEHAQAGPATSRAKREDLVSLRKEESCSLQRLTGILTSELEDASQLAILPTGDQPCQAMPVLSPETPVPERLAEQSKLHLDVRTECGSGTTSWERDDEAQESPENEPLHSPVKNILSEEGSGLALDSNPTMKDPVNVTPSSIPESSLADCPQDRPFDDELGLGNSCAPMNKRDAGQENLKTEALISSSAVPWMPIPSNDEVVKQPELDSRENVPCVEPQIGDEWNKAASLIPALLRGLTTEKNLDPPDNLPPLWAVPSQGGIDSTCSICEQVEVEKLKINGNSEALSTHSESTDTASDLEGNLTEDSSEADAHEAPVKKGCSIVDNHEKHNWNRSDSLSKINGDLSLVTRTDGMVAPQSWVSRVCAVPQKIPDSLLLTSPEYQPRPMCLARPGSSMEATNPLVLRLLQGNLSLEKVLPSTHSGSKPESSQLLLKKDQSLGISMGMRSLHDPGENSRAAGKSSPSFLRALKEPLLHENHETRPGLARLEVIQAPGMPQKISKTVPSFDSQMPVTKMTTSSGNQEEIDSKEQFSSFSFEDKKETCDVSQCSNSNAAPGKSPGELTTSRAPCFSPPNVISFGPDQTGQSRSDQNNVGGQGKKLFGSRNVATALQCPRPVGLTPLPSDAPPIFPGGKLGPSKNSVSSGEKTAREDWAPKPPPASIGSIKNEKTFVGGPLEMNAENRKTVGQSALELINHLQGMPFVMDLPFWKLPREPGKGLSQPLEPSSLPSQLNIKQAFYGKLSKLHLSSTSFNYSSSSPTFPKGIAGSVVQLSHKANFGESHSASLSLQMFTDSSTVESISLQCACSLKAMIMCQGCGAFCHDDCIGPSKLCVLCLVVR, encoded by the exons gcaaacaagcaaaagaaaaagactggGGTGATGCTGCCTCGAGTGGTCTTGACTCCTTTGAAGGTAAACGGGGCCCACGTGGAATCTGCATCAG GGTTCTCAGGCCGCCAAGCTGATGGCGAAAGTGGCAGCCCGTCTAGCAGCAGCAGTGGCTCTCTGGCCCTGGGCAGCACTGCAATTCGTGGCCAGGCTGAGGTCACCCGGGACCCTACCCCGCTCCTGAGAGGCTTCCGGAAGCCAGCCACAG GTCAGATGAAGCGAAACAGAGGGGAAGAAATAGATTTTGAGACGCCTGGGTCCATTCTTGTTAACACCAACCTCCGTGCCCTAATAAACTCTCGGACCTTCCATGCCCTGCCGTCACACTTCCAGCAAcagctcctcttcctcctgcctGAAGTAGACAGACAG GTGGGGACAGATGGCCTGTTTCGTCTCAGTAGCAGTGCATTGAGTAATGAGTTTTTCACTCATGCAGCTCAGAGCTGGCGGGAACGCCTGGCTGATG GTGAATTCACCCATGAGATGCAAGTCAGAATAAGACAggaaatggagaaggaaaagaaggtggAACAATGGAAAGAAAAGTTCTTTGAAGACTACTATGGACAGAA ATTGGGTTTGACCAAAGAAGAGTCATTGCAGCAGAACACAGGTCAGGAGGAAGCTGAAATCAAGAGTGGCTTGTGTGTCCCAGGAGAATCAACACGGCCACAGCGTGGTCCAGCTGCCCGGCAGCGGGATGGGCATTTCAAGAAACGCTCTCGGCCAGATCTCCGTACCAGAACCAGAAGGAATCTGTACAAAAAACAGGAGCCAGAACAAGCAGGGGTTGCTAAGGACACGAAATCTGTGGCACCGGACATCCCTCTCTACAAAGATGGGGAGGCTAAGGCCGACTCAGCGGGGGTAAGCAGTCCCCACCTGCCAGGTGTCTCCTCCATAGCACCTGATCCAGAGGGTCCCGAATTCCCGGTGGAAACTGTGACTTCCCGAATCCGGACCCAGCCAGACGACTTGGCATGTGCCTCTGCATCTCCAGACAGAATTCCCAGCTTGCCTCAGGAGACTGTGGATCAGGAGCCCAAGGATCAGAAGAGGAAATCCTTTGAGCAGGCAGCCTCTACATCCTTTCCCGAAAAGAAACCCCGGCTGGAAGATCGTCAGTCCTTTCGTAACACAATTGAAAGTGTTCACACCGAAAAGCCACAGCCCACtaaagaggagcccaaagtaccGCCCATCCGG ATTCAACTTTCACGTATCAAACCACCCTGGGTGGTTAAAGGTCAGCCCGCTTACCAAATATGCCCCCGGATTGTCCCCATCACGGACTCCTCCAGCCGGGGTCGGACTGGTGCCAGGACCCTTGCAGACATTAAAGCCCGTGCTCTGCAGGCCCGAGCCCAGCGAGAGGCGGCCACCACTGCCATCGGAGGGGGGGGTGGCCCGGGTGGAGGTGGCGGCGGGACCACCGATGAGGGAGGTGGCAGAGGCAGCagcagtggtgatggtggtgaggcCTGTGATCACCCCAAGCCCAGGGGAGTCCCAAACATCCCTGGAGAGCGTGCGTCAGATCTACAGCGAACACAACTACTGTCGCCTCATCCTTTAAGTGGGGAGCATGCCCAAGCTGGACCTGCCACATCCAGAGCCAAGAGAGAGGACCTGGTTTCTCTTAGAAAGGAGGAAAGCTGCTCACTACAGAGGCTAACAGGCATCCTCACAAGTGAGCTAGAAGATGCCTCCCAACTTGCCATTCTTCCCACTGGGGACCAGCCTTGCCAGGCCATGCCTGTGCTGTCCCCTGAAACCCCAGTACCTGAGAGATTAGCTGAACAGTCTAAGCTGCATCTAGATGTTAGAACTGAGTGTGGGTCTGGTACCACTTCCTGGGAAAGGGATGATGAAGCGCAAGAATCCCCAGAGAATGAGCCTCTTCATTCTCCAGTGAAGAATATTTTGTCAGAAGAAGGAAGTGGCCTGGCTCTAGATAGTAATCCCACTATGAAGGACCCTGTAAATGTGACCCCCagttccatccctgaatcctcatTGGCTGATTGCCCACAGGACAGACCATTTGATGATGAATTAGGACTTGGCAACTCATGCGCACCCATGAACAAAAGAGATGCTGGACAAGAAAACTTGAAAACTGAGGCTCTCATTTCCAGTAGTGCAGTTCCTTGGATGCCCATCCCATCAAATGATGAGGTAGTGAAACAACCTGAACTGGACTCCAGAGAAAATGTACCATGTGTTGAGCCCCAGATTGGAGATGAGTGGAATAAAGCTGCTTCCCTCATACCTGCATTGCTTAGAGGTTTGACAACTGAAAAGAATCTAGATCCTCCTGACAACCTTCCTCCACTCTGGGCAGTACCATCTCAAGGAGGCATTGACAGCACTTGCAGCATCTGCGAACAGGTAGAAGTTGAAAAGCTGAAAATCAATGGGAACTCTGAAGCATTGAGTACTCATAGCGAATCCACAGACACAGCCTCTGATTTGGAAGGCAACCTCACTGAGGATAGCAGTGAGGCAGATGCTCATGAAGCTCCAGTGAAGAAGGGATGCTCAATTGTGGACAATCATGAGAAACACAATTGGAACCGATCAGACTCACTTTCCAAGATAAATGGTGATCTGAGTCTGGTTACAAGGACAGATGGGATGGTTGCTCCTCAGAGCTGGGTGTCTCGCGTATGTGCAGTCCCTCAAAAGATCCCGGACTCCCTGCTGCTGACCAGTCCCGAGTACCAGCCAAGGCCCATGTGCCTGGCCAGACCTGGGTCCTCCATGGAGGCCACTAATCCACTGGTGTTGCGGTTGCTGCAGGGTAACTTGTCCCTAGAGAAAGTTCTTCCTTCAACCCACAGTGGCAGCAAACCAGAATCCTCACAACTACTGCTCAAAAAAGATCAGAGCCTTGGCATCTCCATGGGGATGAGATCTTTGCATGATCCTGGAGAAAACAGTCGTGCAGCTGGCAAAAGCAGCCCCAGTTTTTTAAGAGCTTTGAAAGAGCCTCTTTTGCACGAAAACCATGAAACTAGGCCTGGTCTTGCCAGGCTAGAGGTCATCCAGGCTCCAGGAATGCCCCAAAAGATTTCCAAGACAGTCCCAAGCTTTGACTCCCAAATGCCAGTGACAAAAATGACAACTTCCTCTGGGAATCAGGAAGAAATAGATTCCAAAGAGCAGTTCTCTTCCTTTAGTTTTGAAGATAAGAAGGAAACCTGTGACGTGTCCCAGTGCAGTAATTCAAATGCTGCTCCAGGCAAAAGTCCAGGAGAGCTCACTACCTCAAGAGCACCTTGTTTCTCACCTCCAAATGTGATCTCCTTTGGTCCAGATCAAACAGGTCAGTCCCGGAGTGATCAGAACAATGTTGGAGGCCAAGGAAAGAAGCTCTTTGGTTCTAGGAATGTGGCTACAGCCCTTCAGTGTCCCAGGCCTGTGGGCCTGACCCCACTACCCTCTGATGCCCCTCCCATTTTCCCTGGTGGGAAGTTGGGACCTAGCAAAAACTCAGTGTCCAGTGGGGAAAAGACTGCAAGGGAGGACTGGGCTCCAAAGCCACCTCCTGCCTCCATTGGCAGCATCAAGAATGAGAAGACTTTTGTGGGGGGCCCACTTGAGATGAATGCAGAGAACAGAAAAACTGTTGGCCAGAGTGCTCTGGAGCTGATTAATCATTTGCAAGGGATGCCCTTTGTCATGGACCTGCCATTCTGGAAATTACCCCGAGAGCCTGGGAAAGGGCTCAGTCAGCCTCTGGagccttcttccctcccctcccagctcAACATCAAGCAGGCATTTTATGGGAAGCTTTCTAAACTTCATCTAAGTTCCACCAGCTTTAATTATTCCTCCAGCTCTCCCACCTTTCCCAAAGGTATTGCTGGAAGTGTGGTGCAGCTGAGCCACAAAGCAAACTTTGGTGAAAGCCACAGTGCATCACTCTCCTTGCAAATGTTCACTGACAGCAGCACAGTGGAAAGCATCTCGCTCCAGTGTGCGTGCAGCCTGAAAGCCATGATCATGTGCCAAGGCTGTGGTGCATTCTGTCATGATGACTGTATTGGACCCTCAAAGCTTTGTGTATTGTGCCTTGTGGTGAGATAA